Genomic segment of Candidatus Afararchaeum irisae:
TCGTCAAGGGAGGGGACAAGAAGACACGTGTTCTCCAGACCGACGAGGCGAACTACATAGACGGGGGAGAGACTTCACGCGTCGAGATACAGGACGTCGTCGAGAACGAGGCGAACCCCAACTACCCGAGACGTAACATAATCACTAAGGGTGCTGTGATAGAGACTTCGGAGGGGAAAGCCAAGGTCGTCTCGCGCCCCGGACAGGACGGCGTGATAAACGCCGTAGCTGTTTAGTTAGAAAAAAGAAGTCTACTCTTCTTCTGTCTCTTCGTCCTCGGACTCCTCAAGACCGAGGAGTGACTCGACCGACTCGTCGCCTTCTTCGACTATCTTAGTATTGAGCTGTGCGGTCGCGTCGCCTATCTCTCCGCCTCTGACGGTGACACGTTTTCTCTCGCCTTCCTTTGAGGGGTTGAATCCCGTGCCTCCCGAGACGAGTACCTCGGTAATCTCACGTCCCTCTACGTCTCCACGGAGGGGTCTTCCGGTGTCGTCGCTTCCTCCGGTTATCTCGATCTCGTAGCCGTCGAGTCCGACGAGAGATCCGTCTACTGTCTCTCCTACCGACGAGCCGACGAAGTCGTCGACATCGGCTTCGAGTTGGTACGAAGTCCCGGTTTCAGTATCTGAGACTATGACCTGCATATCCGTCAAGACGTGTGCTCTCTTAATAAGGATAGTGATAGGTCGATACTCCTATGCTATGTAAGGACGTACCCGGGAATAATGCAAACCGAACACGTAGACGACAGCCGAAGTACGGCGTCCGAGGTGGGTGCGAGATGTGACCTCTACGACGCCTCGGAGTCGGTCGACATAGAAGGGCTGTACAAGTACGTCTTCGACCTGCCGAGACAGAGCATAGACGTCTGTGTGTATCTGTCTCAGACAGACGGAGCCACAGTCGACGAGATCGCCGACCATCTCGACGCGAGCAAGAGCACTGCGAACCGTGTCATGAGGGAGCTAGTCGACAAGGGTGTGGTCGAGAAACGTCCTGTCAACTTAGACGAGGGTGGCGTCGTGAATCTGTACTACCACCAGGACGTCTGTGACGTGAAGGACTGTCTCGTGAGCGAACTCGACTCGTGGTACAGGGAGGCGAGAGAGGTCATAGAGAAAGTCTCAGAGGAGAAGGCGGCGGAGGTAAGAGACTAAATTTCCATCTCTGCGTTTTCTTCTGACAGATAACTTATAGTCTCAGAGATGGTCTTGTCTGTGAACTCCTGGGTGACCCGACCCTGAGGATTTACGATACTACTGTGCTTGATGGTTGCGATGACCCAAGGAGAACAGTAAGACGTCTTGTCAGGATTTTTACCTTCTGTCCAGTCAGTGCCTATTTCGAAGTTGTGTGGTAGGTCAGTCGTTGTGAGGGCTGCACAGATGTACTCTTCGTTAGGATATGGTAGAGTGTCAGACGCGA
This window contains:
- a CDS encoding 30S ribosomal protein S8e, translating into MKWQGRSKRKKTGGRRRHPRKKRKHELGSEPTETQVGDADYKTVVVKGGDKKTRVLQTDEANYIDGGETSRVEIQDVVENEANPNYPRRNIITKGAVIETSEGKAKVVSRPGQDGVINAVAV
- a CDS encoding 30S ribosomal protein S6e → MTDMQVIVSDTETGTSYQLEADVDDFVGSSVGETVDGSLVGLDGYEIEITGGSDDTGRPLRGDVEGREITEVLVSGGTGFNPSKEGERKRVTVRGGEIGDATAQLNTKIVEEGDESVESLLGLEESEDEETEEE
- a CDS encoding helix-turn-helix domain-containing protein, translated to MQTEHVDDSRSTASEVGARCDLYDASESVDIEGLYKYVFDLPRQSIDVCVYLSQTDGATVDEIADHLDASKSTANRVMRELVDKGVVEKRPVNLDEGGVVNLYYHQDVCDVKDCLVSELDSWYREAREVIEKVSEEKAAEVRD